In Notamacropus eugenii isolate mMacEug1 chromosome 1, mMacEug1.pri_v2, whole genome shotgun sequence, one genomic interval encodes:
- the LOC140521279 gene encoding leukotriene B4 receptor 1-like codes for MGSDHTSLEPDSPLALNVARQVACVLLGLAFALGVPGNLVVVWTVSRRMKAPPPTVLLIVNLAAADLLALLTVPFWIYALVDVWSLGSFVCRTLVWLVNASMFSSVLIVTLLSAERLVALARPFHLQRWWHLAGVRRVLALLWLAALALASPATLTADPSHCLQRQFSSGQQLVTLLLLETLAGFVGPFTILAVCSACVHSRLRKLHYPGRRRASRIITAVVVAFAVCWLPYHLSNGAAVAAELLEGSSPELVEWLDYAADVGHKVSGPLAFLGSCINPLLYAFAARRIAQAGGLADLFARLVPSFYSDGAHQEANQSFGESTSGQALGLNSPNSAP; via the coding sequence ATGGGTTCTGACCACACTAGCTTGGAGCCCGACTCCCCCTTGGCCTTGAATGTTGCCCGCCAAGTGGCCTGTGTCCTCCTGGGCTTGGCCTTCGCCTTGGGTGTTCCCGGCAACTTGGTGGTGGTGTGGACAGTGAGTCGAAGGATGAAAGCTCCTCCGCCGACCGTGCTGCTGATTGTCAACCTGGCGGCCGCCGATCTCCTGGCGCTCCTGACCGTGCCCTTCTGGATCTACGCGCTGGTAGACGTTTGGAGCCTGGGGTCCTTCGTGTGCCGGACTCTGGTGTGGCTGGTGAACGCGTCCATGTTCTCCAGCGTCCTGATCGTCACGCTGCTGAGCGCAGAGCGCCTGGTGGCCTTGGCTCGTCCCTTCCACCTGCAGCGCTGGTGGCACCTGGCTGGAGTGCGCAGGGTGCTGGCGCTCTTGTGGCTCGCCGCTCTAGCCCTGGCCTCGCCCGCCACACTCACCGCGGACCCCAGTCATTGCCTGCAGCGCCAGTTCTCGTCCGGCCAGCAGCTGGTGACGCTCCTCCTCCTGGAGACCTTGGCGGGCTTCGTGGGGCCTTTCACCATCCTCGCCGTCTGTTCAGCCTGCGTCCACAGCCGTCTGCGCAAGCTGCACTACCCTGGCAGGCGCCGCGCCAGCCGAATCATCACCGCCGTGGTCGTTGCTTTCGCGGTCTGCTGGCTCCCCTACCACCTGTCCAACGGGGCCGCCGTGGCCGCCGAGCTACTGGAAGGCTCGTCTCCAGAGCTGGTCGAGTGGCTGGACTACGCGGCCGACGTGGGTCACAAAGTCTCGGGGCCCCTGGCCTTCCTGGGCAGCTGCATCAACCCTCTGCTGTACGCTTTCGCTGCCCGTCGGATCGCCCAGGCAGGGGGCTTGGCTGACCTTTTCGCCCGACTGGTCCCCAGTTTCTACAGCGACGGAGCCCACCAGGAGGCCAACCAGAGTTTCGGGGAAAGCACCTCCGGCCAAGCTTTGGGTTTGAACAGTCCTAACTCTGCCCCCTAA